The Seleniivibrio woodruffii genome segment TTAAGCCCCGCAGGCAGCTCATCATAGAACCGCCACCACTCCCGCCGGAAAACAGCTCCGGATGCGGGCGCAGGTCTCTGCTGATACAGTGCGTTCCACACACGTGAGCCAACCGCCTTCTCCATCCGTTTAAGGGTTTCGAGACTGTATTTCTCAGGCCACAGGGCATCGCCTGTGCGCCGGAACTCCTCCTCTTCCTCCGCCACAGCGGGAAAGCTGACCACAGTCCAGTCCTCTCCGCTCTGCTGAAGAAGCCTTCCGGCCAGATCGTCCTCGTGCCATCTGGTGAGTATCACCAGAATTTTGCCGCCCTTTTCGATGCGGGTGTAAAGGGTGGACTGATACCACTCCCACACCTTTTCACGGTAGACCTCAGAATCCGCCTCCTCCTGATTTTTAAATGGGTCGTCAATGATCAGCAGGTCGCCGCCCATTCCTGTGATGGAACCGCCGACACCGGCCGAAACGTAGCCGCCCCCTTCTGTTGTCTCCCAGCGGTTTGCGGCCTTTGCGCCCTCTTTCAGTCTGAGGTTCGGAAAGACGAGCCCAAAGGTTCCGCCCGCCGCAAGGTCACGCACACGCCGCCCGAAAACCTCGGCCAGCCTTGCGCTGTATGATGTGGCGATGATCCTTTTCTGCGGAAAATGCCCCAGAAACCAGGCAGGAAAACGGACAGAGGCAAGTTCCGATTTTCCGTGTCTGGGGGGCATAAGCACCATCAGACGGTCGATTTCGCCATGCATAAGTTTTGTGAGGTTTTCGGCAAGAACCTTATGGTGCCAGTTAGGCCTGTATCCACGGCAGGTCAGAACGGCGAAGGAGGCGAGGTTTTCCCTCGCCATCTTCAGTGCCGCCAGCTTCCTTGCCCGTTTCAGGTCAGGCGTTATCAAAGACTTCGTCAACGTCGGCCTCCGACAGGTTTTCAAGCTCCGCCTGAAACTCTATCAGGGCGGAACGTTTTGAACTGTCGAACATCTCCTCCGTCACTTTTCCGAGGCAGATATCGCGATAGTTCTTCACCGTTTTCGAGTGAAGCTCCACATCCCGCAGGCTGTCGCATTCCGCAAGAAGGTCGTCGGCTTTTTTAAGCCCCTCCATTGTGCTGGTGCAGATCGCCTGAAGCATCTGAACCCTGTGGGCTTTCAGCCTGCGAACCGTTCTGTCGGTTTCGGGGCGTTTCCACCTCTGGGCTGACGACTGTCTGCGCACGGAATCGAAATCGACTCCGTAGTGCTCCGCCAGCTCGGACAGATCATAAAGTCCGTCCTCATAATCCTGTCTCAACTGTTTCCATTTTTCCGCCGTAGGTCTTGCCATATACCTCTCCGTTTCGGCGGATTATACAGGCGGGGGGCGCAAGATATGTTTAAGGGCGAAAGCCTATGTGCGGCTTGCATTGAAAATTTCATATGTTATAATGGATTTATCACACACAAGAGGCTCTCATGATCAGAAAGGTTATCACAGGAAATTACGAAAACGTACACTTCAGCGACAGATACGACAGCGAACAGGTCGCAGTCATGCTGCGTGAGGTGGATGTGCGTTCGTCCCATTTCGCAAAGCTCCCGATCCTCCCCGACGTCCGTGCCTTTCTGACAGGTGAACTTGTGACGGCTTCAATCTTTGCAAACGCATCCATAGGCATGCCGGAGCTTTACGAATCTGAGGCGAGATCGTTCCTTAAAGGCGGAAAATCTATCCTCGAACCACATCAGCAGCGTTTTGTGGGCAACGTCAAACGTGCCTATGAATATATGGACAGAAACCACAAAAAATTTGAGATGAACACCGAAGAACTGCGAAAACTCCATATGATGTTCACTCTGGACACGGAGAACGCCCTGCCGGGAGTCTTCCGCACCCGCAAAAGACAGGAGGAGAACAAGGACTACACTCCCCCTGCAACCTCTCTTCAGGAACTGACAGAAGACCTCTGCAAGTGGTTTTCCACTGACGATATGAAGAAACAGCACCCGCTTATCCGTGCATTCCTCGCACATTACCACATCGGGATGCTACAGCCCTTCACAAACGGTAACGGCAGAACAGCCAGAGCCGCAGAGGGGATGCTTCTCATGCAGAGCGGTCATAAGTATCTGCACCACGCCCTTACGCAGTATTATCACCGCAATCGCAAGGACTACATAAAGGCTTTCATCCAGAACGAAAAGACAGGCGGATTCGATATGACGCCTTTCCTGCTCTTCTGTCTGGACGGAGCCGCCAGAGCCTACAGACTGCTTAACGACATGGCAGTGAGCGGTCTGCGAATGATAGGCGTAAAGGATTACATACGACTGCTTCGCACCCAGAAAAAGATAACCGAGCGCCAAAGGGAGCTTCTGGACATCCTGTTCAGATATGATAAACCCTTTTCCCTGAACGATCTGCTGACAAACCCCGTTTTTGCGGGGCTCTACAAAAGCGTTACGGAGAACACCGCCAGAAACGACATAAAGAGACTGAAAGAACTGAGCATGATAGCTTCTGAGGACGACAGGACGTTCGTTTTCAACCGTTTCGTGCTGGGATAGGCCTATGTATATCTGTTTTGACATAGGCGGAACAAACATTAAGGCGGGACTTTTCAGCCACGACGGCGAGATGATTGAGAAGGTATCCGTCAAAACACCGCCTGAATATGACCGCATTCTGGACATACTTATCAGCATAGCCGAAAGCTACCACAGCCTGAAAGCCTGTGCTGTGGCTGTTCCGGGGACATGTATGCCCGCTGACGGCAAAGTGCTCTTCTGCCCCAACCTTTCAGCTCTGAACGGACATAACCTGAAAAACGACATCGCCGCAAAACTGGGTATTCCGGTTTTTCTTGAAAACGATGCGAACATGGCGGCGCTTGGCGAGTATTTCTTCTTTGAAAAGAACAACATAAAGAACATGATATTTCTGACGCTGGGAACGGGGGTCGGCGGCGGAGCTATCCTGAACGGCCAGCTTCTCACATCCGACATATCCCTCTTTGAAGCGGGGCACATAAACATCAACCCCGAAGGCCCCAGATGCGGATGCGGAAAGCGGGGATGCCTTGAGACCTATGCCAGCGTTAGCGGACTTCTGCGCACCTATGCGAACCTCTCATCGGCACAGGAACTGCCGGACGGAGCGAACAAGGTATTTTCACTTTATAAGTCCGGAGACAGGGTTGCTGGGCTGAGTTTCGAAGTGCTCGGCGGCTGTCTGGGAATAGGAATGGCAACACTGGCAAATATCCTCGTGCCTGAAAAGATTAAAATAGGCGGCGGACTTTCTGAAATGTCCGAAGCTTTCCTGCCAAACACCCTCAAGGTGTTCTCAAAACACATCTACCCTGCCTACAGGGACAAGGTGACCATCGAGCTTTCAGGGCTTAAGAACAATGCGGGACTTTCCGGATGTGCGGCAACCTGCATGCTCGGCAGGTAAATTGATAAATCAGCAGAAATGTTTGATGAACAGGTATATTTTTCTGATACTGCCGTTGTCGGCCTTTTTCAGATATGCCTCAATTTCGGCCAGCAGTTCTGATTTGTCTGCTGTGTGACGGTTTTCCATAAGCTCTGCAACAGTGGTATCAAGGGCGTTCGCAAGCTCTGTAAGCACTGACACAGAGATATTCACCTCTCCCCTCTCAATCTCTCCGACATATTTCGGACTGATATTGGATCTTTGAGCTAACTTCTCCTGAGAAAGGCCTTTTTTCTTCCTAAGTTCTCTTATTCTGTTTCCGAGCATTGTTAGTGTTTCTGACATACTATAAGTATCGGTATTTTTATGCCTATAAATACCTCCTTTAGGTGTTGACTTTGCAAAAAATATGAACTATAGGTGTTTTGAGTGTGAATAATATAACCTATAGCTGTAATTTGCCGATAACAAACGGGGTGGTTTGATGAAAAGTTATATAA includes the following:
- the terL gene encoding phage terminase large subunit, with product MTKSLITPDLKRARKLAALKMARENLASFAVLTCRGYRPNWHHKVLAENLTKLMHGEIDRLMVLMPPRHGKSELASVRFPAWFLGHFPQKRIIATSYSARLAEVFGRRVRDLAAGGTFGLVFPNLRLKEGAKAANRWETTEGGGYVSAGVGGSITGMGGDLLIIDDPFKNQEEADSEVYREKVWEWYQSTLYTRIEKGGKILVILTRWHEDDLAGRLLQQSGEDWTVVSFPAVAEEEEEFRRTGDALWPEKYSLETLKRMEKAVGSRVWNALYQQRPAPASGAVFRREWWRFYDELPAGLKLFQSWDMTFKDSAGADYVVGQVWGVKGSEYYLIDQVRERMDFSQAVKALKALSAQYPDAAAKYIEDKANGPAVISALKGSVGGLIAVNPRGSKTARANAVSPLIEAGNVFLKRGAAFTQQLIEEAVYFPAGKHDDMVDAMTQALSANKERTAPLTAFSGAGRGVGRMINRY
- a CDS encoding Fic family protein — encoded protein: MIRKVITGNYENVHFSDRYDSEQVAVMLREVDVRSSHFAKLPILPDVRAFLTGELVTASIFANASIGMPELYESEARSFLKGGKSILEPHQQRFVGNVKRAYEYMDRNHKKFEMNTEELRKLHMMFTLDTENALPGVFRTRKRQEENKDYTPPATSLQELTEDLCKWFSTDDMKKQHPLIRAFLAHYHIGMLQPFTNGNGRTARAAEGMLLMQSGHKYLHHALTQYYHRNRKDYIKAFIQNEKTGGFDMTPFLLFCLDGAARAYRLLNDMAVSGLRMIGVKDYIRLLRTQKKITERQRELLDILFRYDKPFSLNDLLTNPVFAGLYKSVTENTARNDIKRLKELSMIASEDDRTFVFNRFVLG
- a CDS encoding ROK family protein, which codes for MYICFDIGGTNIKAGLFSHDGEMIEKVSVKTPPEYDRILDILISIAESYHSLKACAVAVPGTCMPADGKVLFCPNLSALNGHNLKNDIAAKLGIPVFLENDANMAALGEYFFFEKNNIKNMIFLTLGTGVGGGAILNGQLLTSDISLFEAGHININPEGPRCGCGKRGCLETYASVSGLLRTYANLSSAQELPDGANKVFSLYKSGDRVAGLSFEVLGGCLGIGMATLANILVPEKIKIGGGLSEMSEAFLPNTLKVFSKHIYPAYRDKVTIELSGLKNNAGLSGCAATCMLGR
- a CDS encoding helix-turn-helix domain-containing protein; its protein translation is MSETLTMLGNRIRELRKKKGLSQEKLAQRSNISPKYVGEIERGEVNISVSVLTELANALDTTVAELMENRHTADKSELLAEIEAYLKKADNGSIRKIYLFIKHFC